In one Candidatus Nomurabacteria bacterium genomic region, the following are encoded:
- a CDS encoding ribonucleoside-diphosphate reductase subunit alpha: MATYASVIDAVSANDLNAARDILLSEVKETTKNRNSWDCPHYNTDRSIQEGIQVTHEFETLATYFGLENLRDRYFLRGADGEICEDIQKFYTRVATGMCRGDRELAQRLYNYMTRCWFVPATPVMMNIGTSKGLPISCFLNTVPDTLEGIFDIYRENAFLSKYGGGIGTDWSQLRGQNSPLKSSGLRSSGVIPFMKIMDSETIAISRNGIRRGAAAAYLSIDHPDIEDFLEMRKPTGGDIDRKCLNLNHGITVTDEFMKAVEEGRDYDLIDPHYKTVVKQLNAQEIWRKILTMRAETGEPYIIFIDTVNNARPQHHKDLGLMVRQSNLCTEIVLPTDETRTAVCCLGNLNIEKWDEWNEDIEQITYDIVTALDNNLEAFIEMADPVEFKKAINSVKHERSIGLGAMGYHGYLMSKMVPFESMMARNINKEIFTKFAQYARAASERLGKERGLPLDGGTRRNSYVTSIQPTASTSFICNEATPSIEPISGNAFLQKTLSGSFLYKNKHLVRFLEEKGMNTTEIWKQIIADKGSVANVEGLNDEERAVFRTAYEMNMREIIQQAADRQPAIDQAQSLNVFFPTPISGKYLNDVHMLAWKLGVKSMYYLRSASPIQAERIDGNSVKRDVASEECAVCQ, translated from the coding sequence ATGGCCACATACGCTTCTGTCATCGACGCTGTTTCTGCAAACGACCTTAATGCCGCTCGTGATATTTTACTTAGCGAAGTAAAAGAGACAACAAAAAATCGTAATAGCTGGGACTGCCCTCATTATAATACCGATCGCTCTATCCAAGAGGGTATTCAGGTTACTCATGAATTTGAGACGCTCGCAACATACTTTGGTCTCGAAAATCTTCGTGATCGTTATTTTTTGCGCGGTGCCGACGGTGAGATCTGTGAAGATATCCAAAAATTCTATACACGCGTTGCAACAGGCATGTGTCGTGGTGATCGTGAGCTTGCTCAACGCCTCTATAATTACATGACTCGCTGCTGGTTTGTGCCGGCAACTCCCGTCATGATGAATATCGGCACAAGCAAAGGCCTCCCGATTTCTTGTTTCTTAAACACTGTTCCAGATACGCTCGAAGGAATCTTTGATATTTATCGCGAAAACGCCTTCTTATCAAAATACGGTGGAGGTATCGGTACTGACTGGTCACAGCTCCGTGGTCAGAACTCCCCGTTAAAGTCCTCAGGATTGCGCTCATCGGGCGTTATCCCATTTATGAAGATCATGGACTCCGAAACGATTGCTATCAGCCGTAACGGGATTCGTCGTGGCGCAGCTGCTGCTTACCTCAGCATTGACCATCCAGATATCGAAGATTTCTTGGAGATGCGCAAACCAACCGGTGGTGATATTGACCGTAAGTGCTTAAATTTGAATCATGGCATCACCGTCACGGATGAGTTCATGAAAGCCGTAGAGGAGGGGAGAGACTATGATTTGATTGATCCTCACTACAAAACGGTCGTCAAACAACTCAATGCACAAGAAATCTGGCGCAAAATCCTCACGATGCGCGCAGAAACAGGTGAGCCGTATATTATCTTTATCGATACGGTAAACAATGCTCGTCCGCAACATCACAAAGATCTTGGTCTTATGGTGCGTCAAAGTAATCTCTGTACCGAAATCGTGCTTCCTACAGACGAGACACGTACCGCGGTTTGCTGCCTTGGTAATCTCAATATCGAAAAATGGGATGAATGGAACGAAGACATCGAGCAAATCACTTACGACATCGTGACCGCGCTCGACAACAACCTCGAAGCCTTTATCGAGATGGCAGATCCTGTCGAATTTAAGAAAGCGATCAACTCAGTTAAGCACGAACGCTCTATCGGCCTTGGCGCTATGGGCTACCATGGCTACCTCATGTCTAAGATGGTGCCATTTGAAAGCATGATGGCTCGTAATATTAACAAAGAAATCTTTACGAAGTTTGCTCAATACGCACGTGCTGCATCAGAGAGACTCGGCAAAGAGCGCGGACTCCCGCTTGATGGCGGCACACGTCGCAATAGCTATGTCACCTCTATTCAACCAACAGCTTCAACGAGTTTTATCTGTAACGAAGCAACGCCCTCAATTGAGCCAATCTCAGGTAACGCCTTCTTACAAAAAACGCTCTCTGGTAGCTTCTTGTACAAAAACAAACATCTCGTACGCTTCTTAGAAGAGAAGGGGATGAATACCACCGAGATCTGGAAGCAAATCATCGCTGATAAAGGAAGCGTCGCCAATGTCGAAGGCCTCAATGACGAAGAACGCGCTGTCTTCCGCACCGCGTATGAGATGAATATGCGCGAAATCATCCAACAAGCCGCAGATCGTCAGCCGGCTATTGATCAAGCGCAGTCATTAAACGTCTTCTTTCCTACTCCTATTTCCGGTAAGTACTTGAACGACGTTCACATGCTCGCCTGGAAACTCGGCGTAAAATCGATGTACTACCTCCGCTCAGCCTCACCGATCCAAGCAGAACGCATTGACGGAAATTCTGTCAAAAGAGACGTCGCTAGTGAAGAATGTGCCGTTTGTCAGTAA
- a CDS encoding pentapeptide repeat-containing protein, which translates to MNTAMVPGLNLLLHFKPSAPPKIAVMDEKFIRKHFSHKDLRQRRRLVLDVQRFNEYRQKNPSTRIELIRLDLTRCELRGANLRGASCWRTIFDKSDCRGVDFTGADLAYAKFKQCDLQHATFREAGLTRAEFDEADFRKAVLTGALAHGARFDGADLREADISKLDIDAASFWKARLRPEQQEHILSHFKNSFRS; encoded by the coding sequence ATGAATACGGCTATGGTACCAGGTTTGAATCTTTTGCTGCATTTCAAGCCAAGCGCTCCTCCTAAGATTGCGGTCATGGATGAAAAATTCATCCGCAAACATTTCTCTCACAAGGACCTACGTCAACGAAGACGTCTGGTGCTCGATGTACAGCGATTCAACGAGTATCGCCAAAAAAACCCCTCAACCAGAATCGAGCTCATTAGACTTGATCTAACGAGATGCGAATTAAGAGGGGCGAATCTACGAGGAGCCTCCTGCTGGAGAACGATCTTCGACAAGTCTGATTGTCGTGGCGTTGACTTTACGGGGGCGGACTTGGCTTATGCCAAATTCAAACAATGCGACTTGCAACATGCAACGTTTCGAGAAGCCGGTTTGACTCGTGCCGAATTTGACGAAGCCGACTTTCGAAAGGCTGTGCTCACAGGAGCGCTTGCTCATGGTGCGCGCTTTGACGGTGCTGACCTTCGCGAGGCGGACATCAGTAAGCTAGATATCGACGCTGCGTCTTTTTGGAAGGCTCGTCTCAGGCCCGAACAGCAAGAGCATATCCTCTCACATTTCAAAAACTCCTTTCGGAGCTGA
- a CDS encoding DNA recombination protein RmuC, with amino-acid sequence MSTTDILLVLGGILLLGVAVAIVAIFRQLKSQQPAIDPQLLQFMHERLESLDRDMRQTLTESNRTQQTASHHMTGAVRDVTERLVKIEETNKQVLEFSGQLDQLQRILTNPKQRGILGEYYLETLLRTIFAPDQYQMQYKFKDGEIVDAAVFVKDKIVPIDSKFSLENYNRLVEAQDPAQRATFEKAFVNDLKNRIKETAKYIRPGEGTMDFAFMFIPHEAVYYDLLVNKIGEGGEDAESLIQRAASKWHVIIVSPTSFTAYLQTVLQGLRAMHIEEQAKEIRKRVEDLQRHMTAYEQHFTNLGKHLGTAVGQYNFAGKEFVKIDKDVLKITGQGIGFEPISIDKPGEDV; translated from the coding sequence ATGAGCACGACGGACATTTTGTTGGTTTTAGGTGGGATTTTGCTACTCGGCGTAGCGGTAGCTATTGTAGCGATTTTTCGGCAATTAAAGAGCCAGCAACCTGCTATTGATCCGCAATTACTGCAGTTTATGCATGAGCGTTTAGAGTCGCTTGATCGCGACATGCGTCAAACACTTACAGAATCAAACCGCACACAACAAACAGCAAGCCACCACATGACAGGAGCAGTGCGTGATGTCACCGAACGCCTCGTTAAAATCGAAGAAACCAATAAACAGGTACTCGAATTCTCAGGTCAGCTAGACCAATTACAAAGAATTCTTACCAATCCAAAACAACGTGGTATTTTGGGGGAGTATTATCTTGAGACACTCTTACGTACGATCTTTGCTCCAGATCAGTATCAAATGCAATATAAATTTAAAGACGGAGAAATTGTTGATGCAGCCGTATTCGTCAAAGACAAAATCGTCCCTATTGATTCTAAATTTAGCTTAGAAAACTACAATCGCCTTGTAGAGGCTCAAGATCCTGCGCAAAGAGCAACCTTCGAGAAGGCTTTTGTAAATGATCTTAAGAATCGTATCAAAGAGACCGCAAAGTATATCCGCCCAGGCGAAGGTACCATGGATTTTGCATTTATGTTTATTCCGCACGAGGCTGTTTACTATGATTTGTTAGTTAATAAGATTGGTGAAGGAGGGGAGGATGCCGAAAGTCTTATTCAACGCGCAGCTTCTAAATGGCATGTGATTATCGTCTCACCAACGAGTTTTACAGCCTATCTACAAACCGTTCTACAAGGCTTACGCGCCATGCATATCGAAGAACAAGCAAAAGAGATCCGTAAACGCGTAGAAGACCTCCAGAGACATATGACGGCTTACGAGCAACACTTCACCAATCTAGGTAAACATCTTGGTACAGCCGTAGGTCAATATAACTTTGCGGGCAAAGAATTCGTAAAAATTGATAAAGATGTTCTTAAAATCACCGGCCAAGGTATTGGATTTGAACCTATCTCTATTGATAAGCCTGGCGAGGACGTATAG
- a CDS encoding YdcF family protein, translating to MKLLLKRLALYSAVTIGAGLLCVAGVIGYVQLSHIQQIHTDIDTLSPAPYAIILGASVKSNGTPSDALYDRIYLGSELIKAGKVETLLMTGDGGAYHLNEVAAMKRVAMELGVPRKILLLMDKAIAPTKAASARIKSMTSKSDCRNTALSLGSLSLSL from the coding sequence ATGAAACTGCTCCTAAAACGCCTAGCCCTCTATAGCGCCGTAACCATCGGTGCGGGATTACTTTGTGTTGCAGGAGTTATCGGTTATGTTCAGCTATCCCATATCCAGCAAATACATACGGATATTGATACGCTTTCACCTGCGCCATATGCCATTATTCTTGGTGCTAGCGTTAAAAGTAATGGCACGCCTTCTGATGCCCTGTATGACCGTATCTACCTCGGTAGTGAGCTCATCAAAGCAGGCAAGGTAGAGACCCTTCTTATGACGGGTGATGGCGGTGCCTACCATTTAAACGAAGTAGCTGCCATGAAGCGTGTCGCGATGGAGCTAGGCGTACCGAGAAAGATATTATTGTTGATGGACAAGGCTATCGCACCTACGAAAGCTGCAAGCGCGCGAATCAAATCTATGACATCAAAAAGCGATTGTCGTAACACAGCGCTTTCACTTGGCTCGCTCTCTTTATCTCTGTGA
- a CDS encoding MscL family protein — MENMQESPKVVGPVDATVISPAPRLDVKKKLKESMLEFATFIREQGIIGLAIAFVLGGAVNKLVTSLVQDIIQPAIGMILALHKG, encoded by the coding sequence ATGGAAAACATGCAAGAATCCCCAAAGGTTGTAGGGCCAGTTGATGCGACCGTCATCTCCCCTGCTCCACGACTCGATGTAAAAAAGAAATTAAAAGAATCCATGCTCGAATTTGCGACGTTTATTCGTGAACAAGGTATTATTGGTCTCGCGATTGCCTTTGTCTTGGGTGGTGCTGTAAACAAACTTGTGACCTCGCTTGTGCAAGATATTATTCAACCAGCGATTGGAATGATTTTGGCTCTACACAAGGGTTAA
- a CDS encoding D-alanine--D-alanine ligase, protein MVKKPALRVAVIMGGESAEREVSLITGAAVIKGLKNAGYRTKAYDLIEDLEVFFQALKKAKHDVVFIALHGPGGEDGSIQGMLELLNVPYTGSGVLSSALAMDKSRAKDVYRTYGLPVAKDLIIDRRAWKDDRQNILRRKIATLGGAIVVKPISDGSSVGVSINPPKTQWEAIITKLLRKHDKILIEEYIQGRELTVGVLGESALAPVEIRAKNGQFTYEAKYHDTSTEEICPAPISAALTRKAQALALKAHQVLGCSSYSRTDILLHPKKGLVLLETNTLPGLTPASLLPRELKVAGITFEQFLNILIQDAIMKS, encoded by the coding sequence ATGGTAAAGAAGCCAGCATTACGAGTTGCCGTCATCATGGGTGGTGAATCTGCAGAGAGAGAAGTGTCGCTTATTACAGGGGCTGCTGTCATAAAGGGATTGAAAAATGCTGGGTATCGTACAAAAGCTTATGATCTCATAGAAGATCTTGAAGTGTTTTTTCAGGCGTTAAAAAAAGCAAAGCACGATGTTGTTTTTATTGCTTTGCATGGACCGGGTGGCGAAGATGGCAGCATCCAAGGAATGCTGGAGCTTTTGAATGTCCCATATACAGGGTCCGGTGTTCTTTCGTCAGCATTAGCCATGGATAAGAGTCGAGCAAAGGATGTCTATCGTACCTACGGTTTACCAGTGGCGAAAGATCTCATTATCGACAGAAGAGCATGGAAGGATGATAGGCAAAATATTTTACGACGCAAGATCGCGACGCTTGGCGGTGCTATTGTCGTTAAGCCTATTAGCGATGGTTCGAGTGTTGGAGTCTCTATTAATCCACCAAAGACCCAATGGGAGGCAATCATCACAAAGTTATTGCGTAAACACGACAAGATTCTTATCGAAGAATATATTCAGGGTCGTGAACTTACGGTAGGTGTATTAGGCGAGAGCGCTTTGGCGCCGGTAGAAATTCGTGCAAAAAATGGTCAATTTACGTATGAAGCTAAATACCACGATACATCGACCGAAGAGATTTGTCCGGCGCCTATAAGCGCAGCTCTAACGCGTAAAGCCCAAGCCCTGGCTTTAAAAGCGCATCAAGTATTGGGTTGTTCATCCTACTCTCGAACGGACATTCTTCTTCATCCAAAAAAAGGGCTCGTATTACTTGAGACGAATACGTTGCCAGGCTTAACGCCCGCGTCATTATTGCCACGTGAACTTAAGGTCGCTGGTATTACCTTTGAGCAGTTTTTGAATATCTTGATTCAAGATGCCATAATGAAGTCCTAA
- the alr gene encoding alanine racemase codes for MRSWVEISRSAWQHNWKVITDAIQPAKPIAMIKANAYGHGLLVSAKLAQEVGIALLGVDSIEEAQQLRGEGIDTPIIIMGFIPEDQLVDLDALENVSITCYHREYLRVLRQLKRQVGIHLPIETGLSRQGITLKELPDFLDDIKKNDLFLEGLYSHLANVEDVADRDYTDKQNRELQKAIEILNEYKFDSVSIHLSASGAALMYPDIRYDYCRIGIAQYGLWPSERIREQSTFTLRPVLSWKTRIAQIKQLKAGTPVSYGLTEVVEKDSVIAVLPIGYYDGFDREAFSSRAYVLIGGKCCKIIGRICMNMCMVDITNIQSVQVGDEVVLLGKQGDNEVSADELATLAKTIHYEIVTRISPHLSRIVVD; via the coding sequence ATGCGTAGCTGGGTTGAGATTTCACGTTCTGCTTGGCAGCATAATTGGAAGGTAATAACAGACGCTATCCAACCAGCAAAACCAATAGCCATGATCAAAGCCAATGCTTATGGTCATGGTCTTTTGGTTAGCGCAAAGCTCGCACAAGAAGTCGGTATTGCTTTACTAGGCGTGGATTCAATAGAAGAAGCACAGCAGTTAAGAGGGGAGGGTATTGATACACCAATTATCATCATGGGTTTTATCCCAGAAGATCAGCTCGTTGATTTAGATGCTTTGGAAAATGTCTCTATAACCTGTTATCACCGTGAATATTTACGTGTTCTTAGGCAATTAAAGAGGCAAGTGGGGATCCATCTTCCAATTGAAACTGGCCTATCTCGCCAAGGGATTACACTCAAAGAATTGCCTGATTTTTTGGATGATATAAAAAAGAATGACCTTTTTCTTGAAGGGCTTTATTCGCACCTTGCGAACGTAGAAGATGTTGCAGATAGAGACTATACCGATAAGCAAAATCGAGAACTTCAAAAAGCTATTGAAATTTTAAATGAATACAAATTTGATTCAGTAAGTATTCATCTCTCTGCCAGTGGTGCGGCGTTGATGTATCCAGACATTCGTTATGATTATTGTCGAATTGGTATCGCGCAATACGGTCTTTGGCCTTCAGAACGTATTCGTGAACAATCCACATTCACCCTACGGCCGGTACTCTCGTGGAAAACACGTATCGCACAAATCAAACAACTCAAAGCGGGTACTCCCGTAAGCTACGGTTTGACGGAGGTGGTAGAAAAAGATTCTGTCATTGCCGTTTTGCCTATTGGTTATTATGACGGGTTTGATCGTGAGGCTTTTTCATCACGCGCTTACGTTTTAATTGGTGGTAAGTGTTGCAAAATCATTGGGCGCATATGCATGAATATGTGCATGGTGGATATTACAAACATTCAATCAGTACAGGTTGGCGATGAAGTCGTTTTACTCGGTAAGCAAGGCGATAATGAAGTAAGTGCAGATGAGCTAGCAACGTTGGCCAAGACCATTCATTATGAAATCGTAACGCGTATTAGCCCGCACCTTTCGCGTATTGTTGTAGACTAG
- the serS gene encoding serine--tRNA ligase, giving the protein MLDIKFLRENAELVKDHAAKKRITCDVDGVLALDEQRVSLQKEVDLLRKERNEIAAQTPKASAEDRPALIERGKALKEAIATKEAAYAAVETEWKAAFLLIPNILHPDAPIGSTDDDNKVLRTIGEIKQLSNPKSHVELADKLGLIDFERAAKVSGAKFYFLKDKLAILEQALILWAMKEISAEGYMAMSTPDVARDEVLVGTGFNPRGNETQTYSIEGTDLSLVGTAEITLGGYHKDEVLTEEQLPLKYVGVSHCYRTEAGAYGRESYGLYRVHQFAKVEMFIFCTPEQSEALHLELLRLEERIFTKLGIPYQVIDICSGDLGGPAYRKYDLEAWMWGRGDGKGGYGEVTSTSNCTDYQSRRLNVRVKGKDGTLAYAHTLNGTAISLARALIAVLENYQQEDGSIKVPDVLVPYTGFDTIQ; this is encoded by the coding sequence ATGTTAGATATTAAATTTTTGCGCGAAAACGCTGAGCTCGTAAAAGATCATGCAGCCAAAAAACGCATCACATGTGATGTGGATGGTGTTTTAGCACTCGATGAACAACGCGTTAGCCTACAAAAAGAAGTAGACCTGCTTCGCAAAGAACGCAACGAAATCGCCGCACAAACACCAAAGGCAAGCGCTGAGGATCGCCCAGCACTTATCGAAAGAGGTAAGGCGTTAAAAGAGGCTATCGCAACAAAAGAAGCCGCGTATGCAGCCGTAGAGACTGAATGGAAGGCGGCCTTTTTGTTGATTCCAAATATTTTACATCCTGATGCACCAATCGGTTCTACAGATGATGATAATAAGGTATTACGTACCATCGGCGAGATTAAGCAGCTTAGCAATCCAAAGAGCCATGTTGAGCTCGCGGATAAGCTTGGCTTAATCGACTTTGAACGTGCAGCAAAAGTTTCAGGAGCAAAGTTTTATTTCTTGAAAGATAAGCTCGCCATACTAGAGCAGGCGCTTATCCTTTGGGCAATGAAAGAAATCAGTGCCGAGGGCTATATGGCGATGTCTACGCCAGATGTAGCGCGTGATGAAGTATTGGTTGGAACGGGCTTTAACCCTCGCGGTAACGAGACGCAGACGTACTCTATTGAAGGTACCGATCTTTCACTTGTTGGTACGGCAGAGATTACGCTCGGTGGTTATCATAAAGACGAGGTACTCACTGAAGAGCAATTGCCATTGAAATATGTTGGTGTATCGCATTGCTATCGTACTGAGGCGGGTGCTTATGGACGCGAATCCTATGGTCTTTATCGCGTACATCAATTTGCAAAAGTGGAGATGTTTATTTTTTGCACACCAGAGCAAAGCGAAGCGCTTCATCTCGAACTCTTACGGTTAGAAGAACGCATTTTTACTAAGCTCGGTATCCCTTACCAGGTGATTGATATTTGCTCGGGTGATCTTGGTGGTCCTGCTTATCGTAAATACGATCTAGAGGCCTGGATGTGGGGTCGCGGTGACGGCAAAGGTGGTTATGGCGAAGTAACATCAACCTCAAACTGCACAGACTACCAATCACGTCGTTTAAATGTTCGTGTGAAGGGCAAAGACGGTACATTGGCCTATGCGCATACACTCAACGGAACGGCTATTTCACTCGCACGCGCTTTGATTGCCGTACTCGAAAACTACCAACAAGAAGATGGTTCGATTAAGGTTCCTGATGTACTGGTTCCTTATACCGGTTTTGATACGATCCAATAA
- the lysS gene encoding lysine--tRNA ligase has protein sequence MIDERRVRLDKLERAKELGMDPYPKQAERSHEISAVLADFDSLAEQKTEVTIVGRLMVMRVHGGMMFADLQDGTGRMQISFRQDEMGEELFSYFRDLFDAGDFAQVTGIPFITQRGEKTIAVSSYRMVSKALLPLPEKWHGLQDVEMRFRQRELDILTNADVRSRFVLRSKLVSAFRDFLNKADFLEIETPMLQAMPGGANAKPFVTHHNALDIDLYLRIAPELYLKRMLVAGFEKIYEIGRCFRNEGIDHSHNPEFTLLEMYWAYAKKDEYLSFLEQMVAQAVQSVLGTTEVEHADGNLSFKAPFPRLTFREAILNACNIDIDTVKDIPGLITEIKANKVKVDFKGCVGLGEYLDELYKKTARKAIVGPVWVLDYPVEMKPLANRAEDPTKSAAAQLIIHGAEVINAYYHELNDPIDQRSRFDIEAKQAEAGSEVAQPKDEEFLEALEHGMPPAAGMGIGIDRFAAILAGVPSLKEIILYPTLRPKQ, from the coding sequence ATGATCGACGAACGCAGAGTCCGCTTAGACAAGCTTGAACGGGCAAAAGAATTAGGAATGGATCCTTATCCAAAACAAGCAGAGCGCTCGCATGAGATCTCTGCTGTTCTTGCTGATTTTGATTCACTAGCAGAACAAAAAACCGAAGTTACTATCGTTGGACGTTTAATGGTGATGCGCGTCCATGGCGGAATGATGTTTGCTGATTTGCAAGATGGTACAGGAAGAATGCAAATCTCTTTTCGCCAAGATGAGATGGGCGAGGAGTTGTTCTCGTATTTTCGCGATCTCTTTGATGCGGGTGACTTTGCACAAGTGACGGGTATTCCATTTATTACCCAAAGAGGGGAGAAGACGATTGCCGTCTCTTCTTATCGCATGGTCTCAAAAGCTCTTTTACCATTGCCTGAAAAATGGCATGGTTTGCAAGATGTGGAGATGCGCTTTCGTCAGCGTGAATTAGATATTCTTACAAACGCCGATGTTCGTAGTCGTTTTGTTTTACGCTCTAAGCTCGTATCAGCTTTTCGGGATTTCTTAAACAAAGCAGATTTTCTCGAGATCGAAACACCGATGCTTCAAGCCATGCCAGGTGGAGCTAACGCTAAGCCTTTTGTGACGCATCATAATGCGCTCGATATTGATCTCTATTTACGTATTGCGCCAGAACTTTATCTTAAGCGTATGCTTGTGGCGGGCTTTGAGAAGATCTATGAAATTGGGCGTTGTTTTAGAAACGAAGGCATCGATCATTCGCATAATCCAGAGTTCACTCTCCTTGAGATGTATTGGGCATATGCAAAAAAAGACGAGTACCTCTCGTTCTTGGAGCAGATGGTCGCTCAAGCGGTACAATCAGTACTTGGTACAACCGAAGTTGAACATGCGGATGGTAACCTTTCGTTTAAAGCGCCTTTCCCGCGACTTACCTTCCGTGAAGCTATTTTAAACGCCTGCAATATTGATATTGATACGGTAAAGGATATTCCAGGACTTATCACCGAGATTAAGGCAAATAAAGTGAAGGTCGATTTTAAAGGCTGTGTCGGTCTTGGTGAGTACTTGGACGAGTTATATAAAAAAACCGCGCGTAAGGCAATTGTGGGCCCTGTGTGGGTGCTTGATTATCCGGTTGAGATGAAGCCTTTGGCAAATCGCGCCGAAGATCCAACAAAGTCTGCAGCAGCACAGCTCATTATTCATGGCGCCGAAGTTATTAACGCGTACTATCACGAGTTAAATGACCCTATCGATCAACGTTCGCGTTTTGACATTGAGGCAAAACAAGCAGAGGCGGGGAGTGAAGTCGCTCAGCCTAAAGACGAAGAATTTTTAGAAGCGCTTGAGCATGGCATGCCACCAGCGGCTGGTATGGGTATAGGTATCGATCGTTTTGCTGCTATCTTGGCCGGAGTACCGTCTCTCAAAGAGATTATTCTTTATCCAACGCTTCGTCCTAAACAATAA
- the greA gene encoding transcription elongation factor GreA has translation MNNTQYVSPEFLEKVKEELHQLKTVKRRELALRIEEAKALGDLSENAEYHEAKDALGFVEGRILEIEDILKNAVIVEAQVGGAVRIGSTVSVSVNGKEKEFTIVGSNEADPLAGKISNESPIGAALLGATSGQKVPVQTPSGTTVYEVKQIR, from the coding sequence ATGAACAATACCCAATACGTAAGCCCTGAATTTCTTGAAAAAGTAAAAGAAGAGCTCCATCAGTTAAAAACCGTAAAACGCCGTGAACTTGCTCTTCGTATCGAGGAAGCAAAGGCTCTTGGTGATCTCTCAGAAAATGCAGAGTATCATGAGGCTAAGGACGCGCTTGGATTTGTTGAGGGTCGTATCCTTGAAATTGAAGATATACTCAAGAATGCGGTTATTGTTGAGGCACAAGTTGGCGGTGCTGTACGTATTGGCTCAACCGTAAGTGTTTCCGTAAACGGCAAAGAAAAAGAATTTACGATTGTAGGTTCAAATGAAGCTGACCCGCTTGCAGGCAAAATCTCAAACGAGTCCCCAATCGGCGCGGCATTATTGGGTGCGACCAGCGGTCAAAAAGTCCCTGTGCAAACACCTTCTGGCACAACAGTGTACGAAGTGAAGCAAATCCGTTAA